One Macadamia integrifolia cultivar HAES 741 unplaced genomic scaffold, SCU_Mint_v3 scaffold1348, whole genome shotgun sequence genomic window carries:
- the LOC122063523 gene encoding uncharacterized protein LOC122063523 isoform X2: MAASRGKLLMEVNTIQPQVPQSSVPKRVPFGPFHIMPNEDRICKELSSKVNFPWILLMNMADDVKKERLTKMIDDLDGVVTSDGSVSTHIITGKVRRTRNLCIALCSGFYEKEVELIVKCSIWSRWVT; encoded by the exons ATGGCTGCTTCTAGAGGTAAGCTTTTAATGGAGGTTAATACCATCCAGCCACAGGTTCCACAGAGCTCAGTGCCAAAGAGAGTACCATTTGGTCCATTTCATATTATGCCAAATGAAGATCGTATCTGCAAGGAACTTTCTTCAAAAGTAAATTTCCCTTGGATCCTACTAATGAATATGGCTGATGATGTAAAAAAAGAACGTCTAACCAAG ATGATTGATGACCTTGATGGCGTTGTTACCTCCGACGGAAGTGTTAGCACTCATATTATCACAGGAAAAGTGAGAAGAACTAGAAATCTCTGCATTGCTCTTTGTTCAGG GTTTTACGAAAAGGAAGTGGAACTCATTGTGAAATGCTCCATATGGTCCAGGTGGGTTACTTGA
- the LOC122063523 gene encoding uncharacterized protein LOC122063523 isoform X1: MAASRGKLLMEVNTIQPQVPQSSVPKRVPFGPFHIMPNEDRICKELSSKVNFPWILLMNMADDVKKERLTKMIDDLDGVVTSDGSVSTHIITGKVRRTRNLCIALCSGRKRKGEPVKILAPRNLTWITIR, translated from the exons ATGGCTGCTTCTAGAGGTAAGCTTTTAATGGAGGTTAATACCATCCAGCCACAGGTTCCACAGAGCTCAGTGCCAAAGAGAGTACCATTTGGTCCATTTCATATTATGCCAAATGAAGATCGTATCTGCAAGGAACTTTCTTCAAAAGTAAATTTCCCTTGGATCCTACTAATGAATATGGCTGATGATGTAAAAAAAGAACGTCTAACCAAG ATGATTGATGACCTTGATGGCGTTGTTACCTCCGACGGAAGTGTTAGCACTCATATTATCACAGGAAAAGTGAGAAGAACTAGAAATCTCTGCATTGCTCTTTGTTCAGG gagaaagagaaaaggagaacctgTCAAAATACTAGCGCCAAG GAACTTGACTTGGATAACGATAAGGTAA
- the LOC122063523 gene encoding uncharacterized protein LOC122063523 isoform X3, which produces MAASRGKLLMEVNTIQPQVPQSSVPKRVPFGPFHIMPNEDRICKELSSKVNFPWILLMNMADDVKKERLTKMIDDLDGVVTSDGSVSTHIITGKVRRTRNLCIALCSGWVT; this is translated from the exons ATGGCTGCTTCTAGAGGTAAGCTTTTAATGGAGGTTAATACCATCCAGCCACAGGTTCCACAGAGCTCAGTGCCAAAGAGAGTACCATTTGGTCCATTTCATATTATGCCAAATGAAGATCGTATCTGCAAGGAACTTTCTTCAAAAGTAAATTTCCCTTGGATCCTACTAATGAATATGGCTGATGATGTAAAAAAAGAACGTCTAACCAAG ATGATTGATGACCTTGATGGCGTTGTTACCTCCGACGGAAGTGTTAGCACTCATATTATCACAGGAAAAGTGAGAAGAACTAGAAATCTCTGCATTGCTCTTTGTTCAGG GTGGGTTACTTGA